A portion of the Candidatus Bathyarchaeia archaeon genome contains these proteins:
- a CDS encoding archaellin/type IV pilin N-terminal domain-containing protein: protein MLEDSTMQYNSNRKSLKKWFKDAKAVSPIVATLLMIVISVVAGVMVYGWISGFISTGVPAAPTAYIVNIASVTVYSVNWNS from the coding sequence ATGCTAGAAGATTCTACTATGCAGTACAATTCTAACAGAAAATCCCTTAAAAAGTGGTTTAAGGACGCCAAAGCAGTCTCACCCATCGTCGCAACTCTGCTGATGATAGTCATATCAGTCGTTGCTGGTGTCATGGTCTACGGTTGGATCTCCGGTTTCATATCTACTGGTGTCCCTGCAGCACCAACAGCCTACATCGTCAACATAGCATCAGTTACTGTTTATAGTGTTAACTGGAACAGC